The Nostoc sp. NIES-3756 DNA window CAATTCGTTACACGCAAAGTAGCATTGGCTGCTGCATCAATTAAATTAGGCTTGGCTGAAACTTTAGAAATGGGTAATTTAGATGCGAAGCGAGATTGGGGTTTTGCGGGTGATTACGTAAGAGCAATGTGGTTGATGTTGCAAGCAAATGAAGCAGAAGAGTATGTCATTGGTACAGGAAAATTACGTAGTGTTAAAGACTTAGTATCTATAGCTTTCGATTCTGTAGGCTTGAATTGGGAAAATCATGTAGTGATTAATACAGATTTACTCAGACAAGATGAACACTTCCAACTAGTAGCTAACCCTAGTAAAGCTAAAAGGAATTTGGGTTGGGAACCTGAAGTGAGTTTTGAAACTCTTTTAGAGCAAATGGTGCAAACAGATATAGAAAGATTACAAAATGGCTCAATTGTCCAAACATCAGCAAAAAAATTATTGGTAGAGTAATATACTATCGGGCAATTTTTGTATCATATCTACAAAAACTCTACCCACAAAGGGAACAGTTATTTATAACAACTGACACACCCCACCATAGGCGGGGTGTAGCCTATCACTTAATCAAATTAACTTCATGTCAATTGATACAGTGGGAGACAAAATAAGTTTAAATACAGCTTCTTATCAGCGAATCAATCATATATTCGTATTCTTAGAAGTTTTTAAACAGGAAGGTGGGATTCAATCTTACGTCAAGGATATTTTTCGTGCATATTCAGGATTAGAGAAAGGTTATCAAGCAGACGTTTTGTTATTACGAGATAACCCTGAATACTCAAATCCTTTTGCTGGCGATAGTCTGAAATTCCATTACTTTCAAAATAAATCACCCCAACTAGGCAGAATAAAAATGGCTGGGGTTCTATTCAAGTTTTTATTACAGAAAAGACCACAACAAGTTTTTTGTGGACACATTAAGCTAGCCGTACTAGTACAAACCCTCTGCCAACCTTTAGGTATTTCTTACACTGTCCTTACCTATGGCAAAGAATTTTGGGAACCGTTGAATGAGAAGGAACGCCGCGCTTTAGCAGGTGCAAAAGAAATTTGGACGATTAGTCGCTATAGCCGCGATCGCGCCTGTGCAGTTAATGGTATAGATCCTCAAAAGGTGAGAATGTTGCCTTGTGCAATTGATGGGGATAAATTTACACCAGGCTCCAAGCAACCAGAATTAGTAGAAAAATATGGCTTACAGGATGCCAAAGTATTAATGACCGTAGCACGACTATGGTCAGGCGATATTTATAAAGGTGTGGATGTCACAATTCGGGCATTACCAAAGATAATCCAAGCGTTCCCAGAAGTAAAATATTTAGTTATCGGTCGTGGTGATGACCAACCGCGATTAGCACAATTAGCCAAAGATTTAGGTGTAAGCGATCGCGTTATTTTTGCTGGTTTTGTGCCTACTGAAGATTTAATGGCACACTATCGCCTAGCGGATGCCTATATTATGCCCTCACAGGAAGGTTTTGGTATCGTCTATCTAGAAGCTATGGCTTGTGGTGTACCCGTACTTTCCGGTGATGATGATGGTTCAGCAGACCCCTTACAAGATGGTAAGCTAGGATGGCGAGTTCCTCACCGCAACCCAGAAGCCGTAGCCGCAGCTTGTTTAGAGATTCTGCAAGGAAAAGATAAACGCTGTGACGGAGAGTGGTTACGCGAACAGGCGATCGCACTTTTCGGTATAGATGCTTTGCAAAAGCAGCTTTTATCTTTAGTCCAGAGTCAATAGTCCACAGTCCATAGTAATAACAACTGACCCTAAAGGGTACTCTCCGAGAACCCTTACGGGGAACGGCAGTTGCTACAAGTCGGGGAACCCGACGACAGTCGCTTCTCTACGAGACGCTACGCGAACAAGTCGGCAAAGCCGCCCACAGCGCTGTCTCCCCATCGCACTGCCTCACAACTGACAACTGACCAAACGCTATCCTAGAAGGAGAGCAAGACAGTATTTAAAATGAGCTTTAACAACTCTCAATTAAATCTTTTAAATTTCCGCCCTTGGCTAACAGCGTTAGCTATCGCTTGGCTACTGGCTTCCTTGGGCTTGGGCTGGTTAGTAAATTCCTTGTTGATTATTTTTGGATTGATATTGCTAGCACCAGTTGTGGCGTTCTTCGGGTTTCGCTGGTGGCTAGAACGCAACTTAGTCACTGATCAATGTCCCATCTGTAATTATGAATTTACGGGTTTAAATAATAGTCAGATGCAATGTCCTAATTGCGGGGAAAATGTCATGGTACAAAAGGGACATTTTCAACGTTTTGCACCAGAAGGAACAATTGATGTTACCGCCGTTGAAGTACCAGCCCAAAAATTGGAGGAGTAAGTGCTGTTAGCGGTAGCGGGACGTTCAGTCCGTGATGAGTTTTGAGTGGAAATATTTTCTTCCTTGTCTCCCTGTTCCCCTCCCAGGAGGGGAACAGGGGTGGGTTACTCCCTTATCTCCTCCCAGGCCTCAGCTCTCAATTTCCCTCGCTTGGTAATTTTGGGTGTTCGGTAGAATACTTAGCTACGATGTTGGAAATCTCAGGGTTATATAGCCTTAAATAATTCCAATAGTTACCAAATACTTGACGTACGTAATCTCTGGTTTCGGTAAAGGGAATGGCTTCAACAAACTCATCTGGATCTTGGTTGGGTAGAGTTTGTAACCATTTGGCGACGTTACCTGGTCCAGCATTGTAACTGGCGATCGCTAGCATGGAATTATTGCCATACTGTTCATGAGTATGGTCTAAATACCATGTTCCCAGCATGATGTTATCGTTGGGGTTTGCTAAATCCAGGGTCTTGTTATCGACTTTAATTTTGTCAGCTATCCATTTTCCCGTATCTGGCATCACCTGCATTAAGCCTGTAGCCCCAGCAACAGATTTAATTTTCGCTTCAAACCGCGATTCTTGACGCATCAAGGCAGTTACTAAAAGAGGATTAAGTTGTCTCTCAGATGACCATTTTTCAATCTCTTTCAGGTAAGGAAACGGGTATCGTGCTTGCCAGTATGTAACCTGCTGACTCAATGCTTGATACTCAGCTTGTTCTTCTGGTGTTTCCCTGTCTTCTAATTTAGAAATCAGGTTAATTCCGGAAAGATATTCTCCCCTAGCTAACCGCATCAGTCCTTCGGTGAATTGTTCGGCTATGGTTGGTTGCTGTTTATTAAGATATTCTGTTTCCCATTGCAACCAAGCATCACGGTTTTGACCAAGCAGATACAATTCCTGGAAGGTTGCCGAACCTGCACGGGGTAAGGGACGCTGGTAAGGAATTACCTCTGGGTTGAGTTGACGGACATTATCAAAGTTACCAACATTCAATCCTAATTGGTTTGCCGATCGCCAGGCATAGTAAGAGTAAGGAAACTGGCTAAGGACATACTCATAAGCCTGTTTCGCTTCCTGTTCTTTTCCTAAAGCATTTGCCCATTTGCCCATCCAAAAACCTGCTCTGGGAGCCAAAATACTGTTAGGGTTGTTGATAACAATCGGTTGCGCCCACTTCCAAGCTGTGACGTAATCTCTAGCTTTGGCTTTTTCTAGTGCGATTTTCCAACGATATTCTGCGGCTTCATCAGATTTAGCGTACTTGGTAATGAGTTCTTGCCAAGTTTGTTGAGCGGCTTTTTGATCATTAAGGGCTGTAAGAATTTCGGCTTTTCTTTTCAACGCCTGACTTGCTTGTTGTGGGAATTTAGCAATTACTTGATTGAGATAGGGTATGGCATCTTTGCTGGTTCTCGTCATTTCTGCCAAGCGTAATAAGCCTGTACCTGTTTCCTCGGCAGTAGGGAATTGTTGTACTAACTGATTATAGGTAGATATGGACTGTTCTCTATTTTTTCCGCCTACCTGTAACCCCCGTGCTGTCCGATACAGATTCCGCGCCGTCTTGGGTGCTTTAGCATAAGCATTCGCCGCTTTGAGGAATTGATTATTTTCCCAATAGGCTGTACCAATTACGTCCCAGTCTTGGGGTTTGAGGCTTGGTTGTTGTACCAACTGGTCTAACACACCTACTATCCCTGGCTGAGTATAGGCATATTGCGCCAAGATTAATTTTAACTGCGGCTGATTAGGATTTTCTGACAACCGCTTCTGGATAATTTCCCAAGTGAGGGGATGGGAGGGAAATTGAGCGATCGCTGTATCTTGTAGCTTGGGTTGGGCAATAAGATATATAGCCTTTACCGCCGCCGCTTCTTTTGAATACTCTTTTACTACTTTTTGTCTTAGGTCAGAAGCTTTGCCATCTTCACCTAGTAAATCTTGTGCTTGTGCTTGTTTGAGTAAGATGTAGGGTGCAAGAGCCGGATAACTTTTCTCTAGACCAGTAAGTAATTCTAGTGCCTTTTGACCTTGCTTCGTGTCAATATAATCACTCGCCAACAGATAACGCGCCCGTTCTCGGTCTGGCGATCGCCCATTTTGCGCGATTTCTTCGAGTTTAGCTGCGCGTTCTGCTGGGGATTGGGATATCAGGGGGAACACATCTGATTTAACCTTGTTCCCCTCTAATAACTGTTCTGGCTGATCTTTAAAATTAATCCACTGCCCAAAATAGTTACCAATTTGCGGTGCTGACACCATCGCCCCTGCTGAAAAGGCAAACAACGCCGCACCTGCAATTATGGGAATTTGCTTTTTTTGTAGTTTCTTCAGCATGGATACTCGCCAAACAGCGCAGATGATTTTTTTTGCAACTTTAGCATTAGTTATTGTGAATGTAATCACCCTAATAGTCAGTTGTCAGTTGTCAGTTGTCATTAGTCATCAGTCATTAGTCATTAGTCAATAGTTATTTTTTATCCTCAGCTTCCTGTTCCCCTCCTGGGAGGTAGGGCTAATTCATTGTGAAAAGAGAAAAAAGCTGTTCCAGATCATGACATAGAAATCTCTGTGCTTTGGTCAATGAGCGATAACCCTTTGCACGGAGTAGATTAATCACAAAAGTACGAATAATAGACCAGTTAGTAGCAGCATTATAGGCACAAAAAGGTGCAGTGTCTTCCCCAAACACAACATCTTTGACCCAATGCAATCCGTTTTCAATGTCCCGGTGTCCACGAATAGCTTGAGCAAAATGGATAGCAGATGTTTTGAGACTACTAAGATAGTAACTAATTGTTTCAAAAGATTGCCCATCTCTAATACCCTGACGCTCAACAACAATCAAACTTTGCGCCTTTTCCCAACTGGGGTCAATACCATCTATGAGTTCATAAACTTTGACAGTACGTTGAACAACACGTCCACGTGTGCGTTCGATTTGAATGTCAATAGTATTTGGGAGAAGTTGTTTTGCCAGTGTTTGTGCATAACTCAAGAGTTTGGGTTGATTACCCTTGATGCCTACTAAGTAATCATTACCACTGTTAACAATTAACTGCACAGTTTTTTTTGACAATGCAAAGCATCACATGTAAACACTACACCAGTGAAATTCAAAGTTTCTAATAGTTTTTCTAAAACTTTGATTTCACTTTGTTCATGGTTCTGGAATTGCTTGAGGGCAACGACCACTCCTTGCTGATGGCTATACACTGAGACGACGTTGACAAAGTTTTGGTAGGACTGATTGTATGCTTTAACTGTACTTTTGATGCTTTTTCCATCCACTGCTAACCAAGAACCTGGACCGAGGTGAGTCCCAGCTTTTGCCCACGTCACAAAGCAGTCTGTAAGTTTTTCAAAATCTAATTGCTCAAACAGTCGCCGAAATGTTGAGTCACTCGGTAAACGTTTGTATGTTATCCCTAACTTTTCGGACAATGCTGCATAATGTCGCACACAAAAGTCTTCTAGTGCAGCATATCCATAGCACTCACTCAACGTTCCTAAAATCACTAATAATAGCATCACCCATAATGGATAACGTTTTCCACGAGGAGCGCGATAGTCTTCTATGCCTTGTAATGCCGCTATCAAACTACTCATTTGACATCAAAATATACTTAGGGTAGAAGTTATTTCTAGTTTAATTTTTCTCTCTTTACAATGAATTAGCCCTACTCCTGGGAGGGGCTAGGGGTGGGTTACTCCCTTCACTCCCTCATCTTCCACATCTCCCCCAGACTAGGCTGAATTTTCCTCACCACTGGGGGCAAATACGTTGGGGTCGAGATAGTTGAGGCGGGCGAGGGGGCTGAGGGAGTTGAGGATTTGGGAGCCGTAGCTGCGGTTGACTACACGGCTATCGAGTAGGGCAACGACACCTTGATTTTCGCGCACTGGGGCTACTGCTCGTTGCAGTTCATTTAAGGCGGTTGGGAGTAAGAATAGACGAAACCAATCTTGATGCGATCGCTTATAGTGAGCTACTCTACCAGCCACTAGGGGATGTTCTAAAGATGGTAAGGGTAAAGTGGCAATCACTAATAATTGCGGTGCAGGTAAGACGGCTTGATGTTCTCGCCAAAACTCCCAGCCGCTCACTAAAATGCCATTTTCATCTAAACAAGTTTTCTCCACCTGCACCCGTGAACCAAATTCAGAAGCCAGAATTGCTCCCACCTGAGCCTTTAATGGCACATCTCCCACAAGGAGAACTGTTAGCCCTGGTGCTGTAGCACTCAAACAAACTAAAGTCCGCACTTTATGAATGAAGGCTGCTTGAAACTCTGGCGTATTGGGTAGAGGTAACTGGTAGGGTATGTACAGTTGAATTGCCTCTGATTGGCTATCAGAAGCGAATTTTAGGCAGGTTAAATCATCTAAACCCAAACGCTGACGAAATAAAGGAGCTTCGGTTTCTGGCTCTAAAGCACTGCCAATTAAGACTACTGGCTGCCGTTGCCAAATAGGGGCAAGAATTTCCCCTAATTCTATTGGTGCGTAATGTAGAGAAAATAACCCTTGGCGACGGGCGATAGTTGCCCAGAGGAGGGATAAGGGAGGGGGGGAAGATGAGGGAGATGAGGGAGATGAGGGGGACAGATTTTGATTGTTTGGTAATTGCTGCCAGAATTGCTGCCAAACTTCTGGTACACCTGATGCTGATGCTAAAGTTTGTTTGAGTTGGGTTAAAATATCTGCTTCTGATTGGGCAATTAAATAACACTCGTAAGGATTAGCTGGGTGCTTATATAGTTCGCTGGTGAGTTGAATCCTGGCTGTGCGAATTGCTTCGGCTTGTTCAGGACAAGCGAGGAGCAACTGCTCCCAATCTTGGGGTTGTATATTTTGAGTAAGCTGATGACGCACCCAATCTTCTAAATCATCTACTCCATCAATAATTGTCGGTACGCCTGGGGGAAAACTCTCAGCAGATATTAGCTGTCCGCGTAACCATGCTTCTGGGGAGGTGAGAAGTATTCCTTGGAACTCAGGACTAGGCCAAACGTCACCTGTTCTGATTGATTTGTTAAGTTGTAACCACTGCTGTAAACGAGGAATTTCTACTCGTAGCAGCAATTGTTGTATTGTTTCTGTAGCCACAATAATTACTGGGCCATGCCACATCAAAGCGGAGGCAACAAAGCTAGTGCGATACCGCCCTTGATAGCCACAAACAGCCCCTACTTGAATTAAGGCGCTACGTCCTAGACGCAAGGCGCGTGCTACCAACCGTGCCATCGTTAAATGATGGGGCCAGGAAGGGAAACCCGCCTGCGATCGCAAAAAGTTATGTAATGACAAATGAACTTCTGCCTCAATCACACGCTTTCCATCCCATA harbors:
- a CDS encoding glycosyltransferase family 4 protein, which codes for MSIDTVGDKISLNTASYQRINHIFVFLEVFKQEGGIQSYVKDIFRAYSGLEKGYQADVLLLRDNPEYSNPFAGDSLKFHYFQNKSPQLGRIKMAGVLFKFLLQKRPQQVFCGHIKLAVLVQTLCQPLGISYTVLTYGKEFWEPLNEKERRALAGAKEIWTISRYSRDRACAVNGIDPQKVRMLPCAIDGDKFTPGSKQPELVEKYGLQDAKVLMTVARLWSGDIYKGVDVTIRALPKIIQAFPEVKYLVIGRGDDQPRLAQLAKDLGVSDRVIFAGFVPTEDLMAHYRLADAYIMPSQEGFGIVYLEAMACGVPVLSGDDDGSADPLQDGKLGWRVPHRNPEAVAAACLEILQGKDKRCDGEWLREQAIALFGIDALQKQLLSLVQSQ
- a CDS encoding lytic transglycosylase domain-containing protein produces the protein MLKKLQKKQIPIIAGAALFAFSAGAMVSAPQIGNYFGQWINFKDQPEQLLEGNKVKSDVFPLISQSPAERAAKLEEIAQNGRSPDRERARYLLASDYIDTKQGQKALELLTGLEKSYPALAPYILLKQAQAQDLLGEDGKASDLRQKVVKEYSKEAAAVKAIYLIAQPKLQDTAIAQFPSHPLTWEIIQKRLSENPNQPQLKLILAQYAYTQPGIVGVLDQLVQQPSLKPQDWDVIGTAYWENNQFLKAANAYAKAPKTARNLYRTARGLQVGGKNREQSISTYNQLVQQFPTAEETGTGLLRLAEMTRTSKDAIPYLNQVIAKFPQQASQALKRKAEILTALNDQKAAQQTWQELITKYAKSDEAAEYRWKIALEKAKARDYVTAWKWAQPIVINNPNSILAPRAGFWMGKWANALGKEQEAKQAYEYVLSQFPYSYYAWRSANQLGLNVGNFDNVRQLNPEVIPYQRPLPRAGSATFQELYLLGQNRDAWLQWETEYLNKQQPTIAEQFTEGLMRLARGEYLSGINLISKLEDRETPEEQAEYQALSQQVTYWQARYPFPYLKEIEKWSSERQLNPLLVTALMRQESRFEAKIKSVAGATGLMQVMPDTGKWIADKIKVDNKTLDLANPNDNIMLGTWYLDHTHEQYGNNSMLAIASYNAGPGNVAKWLQTLPNQDPDEFVEAIPFTETRDYVRQVFGNYWNYLRLYNPEISNIVAKYSTEHPKLPSEGN
- a CDS encoding helicase C-terminal domain-containing protein, with protein sequence MIEAEVHLSLHNFLRSQAGFPSWPHHLTMARLVARALRLGRSALIQVGAVCGYQGRYRTSFVASALMWHGPVIIVATETIQQLLLRVEIPRLQQWLQLNKSIRTGDVWPSPEFQGILLTSPEAWLRGQLISAESFPPGVPTIIDGVDDLEDWVRHQLTQNIQPQDWEQLLLACPEQAEAIRTARIQLTSELYKHPANPYECYLIAQSEADILTQLKQTLASASGVPEVWQQFWQQLPNNQNLSPSSPSSPSSSPPPLSLLWATIARRQGLFSLHYAPIELGEILAPIWQRQPVVLIGSALEPETEAPLFRQRLGLDDLTCLKFASDSQSEAIQLYIPYQLPLPNTPEFQAAFIHKVRTLVCLSATAPGLTVLLVGDVPLKAQVGAILASEFGSRVQVEKTCLDENGILVSGWEFWREHQAVLPAPQLLVIATLPLPSLEHPLVAGRVAHYKRSHQDWFRLFLLPTALNELQRAVAPVRENQGVVALLDSRVVNRSYGSQILNSLSPLARLNYLDPNVFAPSGEENSA